A stretch of Gorilla gorilla gorilla isolate KB3781 chromosome 9, NHGRI_mGorGor1-v2.1_pri, whole genome shotgun sequence DNA encodes these proteins:
- the MSANTD2 gene encoding myb/SANT-like DNA-binding domain-containing protein 2 isoform X3 yields MEDYSQEDWGNHSQDLHGYPTDQELDEIPVTKRTLKIKQESSEEAQKRDIMQNIVQILESVQLKWELFQSWTDFSRLHLSNKLAIFGIGYNTRWKEDIRYHYAEISSQVPLGKRLREYFNSEKPEGRIIMTRVQKMNWKNVYYKFLEITISEARCLELHMEIDWIPIAHSKPTGGNVVQYLLPGGIPKSPGLYAIGYEECIERPLSPHMEQRSLDPGKEGRVDLETLSAQASLQVEIEPTRIIYCYLGIAEVRTLQQCLFLHFQANTKTFSKDWVGINGFLSQNCIVDPGVSPKSIYIKFVEVERDFLSAGSLVECLEKAIGYPLKFNN; encoded by the exons ATGGAGGACTATTCACAGGAGGACTGGGGAAACCACAGTCAGGATCTCCATGGCTATCCAACAGATCAGGAATTGG ATGAAATACCTGTCACAaagagaacattaaaaataaaacaagagtcTTCTGAAGAAGCACA gAAGAGAGACATCATGCAGAATATTGTACAGATTTTGGAATCGGTACAGTTGAAATGGGAACTTTTTCAGAGCTGGACAGACTTTTCAAGGCTCCATCTTTCTAATAAACTGGCCATTTTTGGAATTGGTTATAACACCCGTTGGAAAGAGGATATCCGTTACCATTATGCTGAGATCAGCTCCCAGGTGCCCCTTGGCAAGCGACTTCGGGAGTACTTCAACTCTGAGAAGCCTGAAGGACGGATCATTATGACCCGAGTGCAGAAAATGAACTGGAAAAATGTTTACTACAAATTTTTAGAGATCACTATTAGCGAAGCTAGGTGCTTGGAGCTGCACATGGAAATTGACTGGATACCCATTGCCCACTCCAAACCAACTGGTGGGAATGTTGTTCAATATTTATTGCCTGGGGGTATTCCTAAAAGCCCAGGCCTTTATGCCATTGGCTATGAAGAATGTATTGAGAGGCCCCTCTCACCACACATGGAGCAACGTTCCCTGGACCCAGGAAAAGAGGGCCGGGTTGACCTGGAAACCCTTTCAGCACAAGCCTCATTACAGGTGGAAATAGAACCCACCCGAATTATCTATTGCTACCTCGGGATTGCTGAGGTCAGGACTCTACAGCAGTgcttatttttacatttccaaGCGAATACCAAAACCTTCAGCAAAGATTGGGTTGGTATTAACGGGTTTTTGTCTCAGAACTGTATTGTGGATCCCGGAGTTTCCCCCAAATCCATCTACATCAAATTTGTAGAAGTAGAGAGGGATTTTCTTTCCGCAGGCTCTTTAGTTGAGTGCCTGGAAAAAGCCATTGGATACCCCTTAAAATTTAACAACTGA